GCTTACTTTACTTattcagaagaaagaaaaggccttaaaatgtctttgctaagctttttttattatgacgATCCACGGTCGAAGCTGTTGTAATGCATAATTTGCATGCATTTGAATATTTCCAGGTTTGATGTAGAAAAAGAATGTGAAGCAATTGATGGAAATTCTGTCAAAAAGGATCCAGCTGCCATTCTAAACACAGGACACCCCAAAATCAAGAATCAAGTGGATTCATCATGTAATGTATTCTGTATAGCTGctcatatttattttgtggttaTAGCAAAGCATTGTGTATACTTTAGTTGTGCGGGTATGTATCTAAATTGTGTGGTCTCGCTACATCCAGGGCTGACACAACAGGAAAAGCTCCTTCTGTCAAATCGTGAAAAGGACAAAGGCAATGAAGCTTTAATAGCAAAGGATTATGAGGAGGCAGTTGCATACTATTCCAGGTCAGGCTCTTAAAACAACTCAGGTGTAGAAAGCATTTTACATCTCCTAAGGGGATTATATTATTTTTCCTGGCATTTAATTAGACTCCTGTTGTTCATTTTGGTCTGATTCCATTCCCTGTTTAATGTACCTCAAATTGTTTGTCCATTAAGCCattataaataaaggtttgttttatgtgtgcCTTTCTATTACAGGAGCCTTTCCATTATACCAACGTTGGCTGCATACAACAGCAGAGCCCAGGCAGAGATCAATCTAAAGCACTGGCACAATGCCATGAGAGACTGTCTGAGGGTGCTCGAGCTGGAACCAGGCAATATAAAAGGTGCTTTCCTTTATTATACAGTAGCACTTTAATagatttataaataaatcaaacagaaaTATGATTAAATGTTGGCATCATTTTATGTTTCCGCTACCTCAAAAAACAGTTCATTTTGAAAACTCTTTTTCATATGCTATATTTGCACAGCACAGGAGTTAACAGTAGCTTTTGATATATTGTATGTAATgtctgtatacatatatactgtatgtgatttatttttcatcatcaGCCCTACTACATCGTGCCAGAGTTTATAATCACATGGGCAACTTCCAAATGGCTGCTGAAGACCTGAGGATGGTGCTTCGGGAAGACCCGCAGAATGCTGCAGCCACTGTAGGTGACAGAAGTACTGAGACATGTTGATTACATGCCAGTAGCTGTTGGGTCCACTAGGTGTCACTGTATTTGTATGAGATCAGATGTTGTTCCTTTTACTTTGCCACACAAGTTATTTTCTATAGCTCTTTGGAATATGGGTGATAATCACTAGATGTGTCACTTTTGCTGACTTAGAGTGGGGTTCGAAAtgtgggcaccccaggtaaaaatttgtattaatgtgcataaagaagccaagaaaagatggaaaaatctccaaaaggcatcaaacgacagattagacattcgtataatatacCTTGACAAAGCAGAGACCTTACAGCGTCATAGATTGTTCTCAATCTTAAGATTTTAAaagcccagactcatctgaccttgctcCAACAATCCACCATGGGTTCTGATGggtctaagcagttgtctagaaaactgaaacagaaaatagctgacgctcacaaagcaggagaaggctataagaacatagcaaagcgttttcagatgccaatattctttgttcggaatgtaattaagaaatggcagtcatcatgAACAATGGAAGTttaagcaagatctggaagaccaagaaaaatgtCAGGCAGAACAGCTCAAGATTGTGAGAAAACCCAtgtcaaaatccacggtggattacatcaagaggcgtaaattGAAGGtgttgccatggccttcacagtctcctgacctcaacacaattgaaaatctatgaatagcccttaaaagagcagtgcgtgacagacagcccagaaagaactggaagacattTGGATGGAAGAATTGGCAAAGATACCTCGAACAAAAATTGAAAGACTGAAAGACTtagctggctacaagaagcttttccaagctgtgatacttgccaaagtaCTTGTACAAGGTATTAAATCTGcaaggtgcccaaacttttgcagaagccattttttttttttcagttatttggaaagtgtaatggaaataaaatctaacttttagtgacatattatacgaatgtctattCTGTcttttaatgccttttggagatttttccatcttttcttggcttctttatgcacattaatgcaaatttttacctggggtgcccaaactttcgagccccacaaTACTTAACAGATTTGGGTTGGGCTCCTGCTGTTgccaaattaaaatgtgtgaattaTTTGTGGTTTAGCAACTTCTGTCTGAAACTGAGAAGAAGATGAAGGAATGTCAGCCAGAGCCACACagcaaaggcaaaaaaatcCTCATCCAAGAAGTCCAGGAGGGAGATGACAACAATATTGAGCCAAACGCAGAACAGACTGGTGAGTGTCTGAACACCTCCATCATCAATATCTATATCTTTGatttacacacagagacacagagacataagCCAGTGACTGTTTATAATTTCCTGAATCAATCCAGAAATTATTATAGCAAGTTGTTCAGCAGAcaaaatactgtatcaatatACTCCCTTGATTCTTCATCATTGTTCATCATATATTACTACTGAtctcaaattaaaaactaaCAACCAGATACCTAATACAAGTAGATTGATAGCTCTATGATGGTTAAATGACtggattttagttttacagtagagTCTAATCTATATAGTTGCATGATGATTCTATCAGTACATTTTAGCTTATCACAGAAATATTGGTGCTGAGATGTACTGTAAACTAATAACAAAATTGTAGtacagaaatgcaaaagagATATTTCCAAAAGTTAAGATACAGTTTCATAATTTCCTAGCTTTTTCCATCAAAGAGAACTGACAGGTTTGtttccaaatgtaaaatgtccCAATTAGAACATGTCTTAATTCATAATCTTTTTTATAACCACATTTAAAGGATCATTAACAAAAtattgttacattacatttttttgtaaaagagtGTTGGCTAATAAACCGTACATTTTCAAAGAGCCATAGTCATTTAATATTGGTTGCCCTACTTCACAGAAAAagtaccagtgtgtgtgtagcattTTGTGGaatgtagtctcgctttgctagaccttcctccacagagctgcaaaagagaaaaacgtgctctggtttattggcctctcttttaaccaatcacaatcttcatgGGCGGAAAAGTTGCGGTTTTGCAGCAAAAaaagtctcgggaaggaacttgttttggtgcaacagaaaactcagattggacagatagtctagctagctgtctggatttaccctgctgagatctgagtatggttaaccatagtcctcagaaatccactggtaattaaaatgcaaacagcCCAGGCAATGGATATCGtacctaaatgagtgaaatccggcagaatttccgtTGAGTAATCGCAGAAGTGGAATGTCGAGGTTATAGACTAAGTGAAAATGCCGTTGAGGTTGCAGATTGCAACAAACTGCTAAATACCCCTTCCTTTCGCGTGTCTCTCTCTAGAGGAGGtgtttggtttgtgtgtctTGGGCTACTGTAAAAACATGGCATTGTAAAAAGCGGGCTTCCTATGTAGATATGAACAGCTtattatacacaaaaaaaaccaattcttagtttcaggtgattatacaataatgaaaacataattgtGAATAATATATTCTTTGACGGTAAGGGAAGTTGGACCCAAACGCAGACATGGGCAGGTGGTCAGGCAGAAGAGAGTTTCAAGTGAGTTTAttttatcacaataaaacagaaaaccgAACATGCAGGTACTCAAGGTAAACACAagacaagaacaacaacaatacaacacCAGACCAGGGAGTAAACTAGTGAAACACAagcacaaggagacaagacaaacaaaaaaaacagagaagaaggaacagaaaacaaagcaaaatacGAATACAAGGaccacatacaaaacaacatcCCAACCCACAACAATATTCAATTTCTGCAAATATATTCccctaaatcctacacactggtcCTTTTTAAAACTCAGCATTGTAATTGAATAAAAAGACTTGCTGAAGGCTGCGTACTATCAATATGCAATATGCTGTGAAGTCATCTGTATTTTTACTCTACAGTTTAGCTGTACGTTTGTGCTTGACCTAGTCCCAACTGTAGCTGCCTGGCAAGATTTGCCCTctaatatacatatttacacaaaacatcTGAGGAACCTTCAGCAATTCTGGTAATAGAAGTCATTTTCAACACAAACTCTATGAAAGAGGAATTACCCCTTGTTCCTTCTGGATAACATGGCATactatgcttgtgtgtgttatCTGCCCCACCCCCACACAGCGCTTTAGTTCAGTTTTGAGTAGCTGGCTGCCTTGGAACTCCCTCTCTGAAgtggatttttgtgtgtgcaaccCTCCCCCCCACTGTGATGTAACCGCTGACTCCTTCCTGTGGGTGtgtctcccctttctctctgcctctccctccctctccctacTAGCTTGTCCGGTTGAACCCAGCCAGCCTGTGGGAGGGGAGGAGAGCTCAGCCTGTCCTGCCGAAAAGGGAGACATGGGTAACGCTCAAAAAAAGCCCCACAGCAGGGGGGACGGGGGTCCCAACAGTGAGTTCAACAACTCCAATCAAGGACACTGGAGGAGCAAAGGAGGCAGCTCTGACAAGTACAAAGTCATGCAGGAGTCCAAGGAAAAGGTAGCCAATGGAACTGGCAAGAGGGGATCGACAGCTTCAGTGCCGGCTGAtcagagcagcaacagcaaaGGAACTCCGGTTAGAGGAAATGCAGGGGAAACTGTCAACCTTGATGCCCCATGTGGAGCCCTGCCCCCACCCCTGGCCTGGCTAAAGAATGAAGGAAACCTGCTATTTAAAAATGGACAGTTTTCCGATGCACTGGAGAAATACTCACAAGCCATTCAAGGATTTACAGATTCAGGTAGGGCGTTGTGTTTGATGCTGTTCTTGTTATTATAATCTGAGGTGGTTGGTAGATCAGTCTTATACTGTGTAAGCTTTTTGGTTGATCAATGATTAGAGAGAAGTTTACTATGTGTCTCCAtgtcagaaaacacaacatgtatAATGAAAGCATTGTGCAATAAACAACTGGTCCGGAGTTTAACTGACTGATGTGTCATCACCAGTCTCACCCATTTCTTAATAAATATTGCTTTATGGTGTTTAATCATCAATGTCATTAAGAATGTTTACTTTAACTGGCCATTGCGATTGAAAATCAAAGGTCATGCGTGACCTTGCAGTTATAATGCTAGTGCttccatttagtttttgttgctttatacagtacatgatgtaactaaaataaaatatcaaaaaggaTATTTTCCTTGAGAGAAATTCTGCCTAAACCACCAAAATTATCTCTCCAATAAGCAGTCTTCATTAGCATTCAAAACAGTCTAGAAACAGTaacaaatatatcaatatataagGTTGCTTGTTTGTGTATGAATTGACTTGTCCACACAGAGATGCGTCATAATGTGGCTGTGGTGGTGTATACGGGCAGTGGTTCTGTTTTAGCCTCAGCCTGGTGCTAAGCCTCTCAGCTCAGGTCTGTCCAGGTCACATGACTGCTAACCACTCACTGTGAAATTGAATCTGTAGGACCGCAGCCATAATTctcaaagagagaaagaaagtgagcaATTGATGGAGGGACAGAAAATGCTGCCTGTAATGCTCATTCAGCATCAACGATACTCTCTCCCTGTCTATCTGTGGTCTGCTATAATGTACTCACCACCCACTGAGTTGCTGGTTGTGAAAGTAACTGGAGTGGAAATTATCCTAGGTCCGTCATCTGTCTGATGTAGGGAGGGCTACATAATGCTGACAGAATAATGTTGagagcagagatgaggacagaCTATTTAAGCCCCTGTAAAACCACTTAAACATGCAGTGGTCTGTCAAAAGGGACACTTCCAGAACAAAAACTCAGGATATTGACATTAGTTTAGAGCTGCAATTCTACAATTCTCTGATTCAAAATACTTAAATGTGAACACGTTATCATCTCTTTACTCCTTTTATTAGAGTAAACTGAATAGCtttgttgtggacaaaacaagatatttgagGGCgtcatcaacatttttcacaatttgttgacatttgttttgattaataaagaaaataatctacagattaattgacaatgaaaataaattagttGAAACCCTACACTAGTTTGTACCtctaacatactgtacatgctctACAGTCATAGTAACCTTGCTAAGTGTGAGCAGTTTGCTGAGGCATCATCATTACTGCCTTACTGTAACATCCAAAATCTCTTTTCATCTGATGAGGTGgcatgctaaaatgactgtgtCACAGAGAATTTTTCTCTGTCTATAATATACAGCATAAGCCTGACTTGCTTTTGTCAATGATAGTGATGGtaaaaatattgtgaaattCCTGTTAGTCAAGTTGAGAGAATGGCAAATACACCATGCAGAATGTTAGCAAATTTCAGGAGAAAACGTTGTCAGCCCTGGAACTCATAGTGCTACTCTGGTAAAATTGTAGGATGTATTAGATTGTAGTGGTAGAAGAAAAGGTAGGCCTGCTGCCtgtttaaaggaaaacaaagagttTAAGGAACTTTGGTTTATCCAGAGTCCAAATTTATACCTCAGAtttcaagtcaactttatttatatagtgccaaatcacaacagaagTTATCATATTACTCTATTCATGTAGAGCAGATCTTGACCATGTTCTTCAAAGTTATTCAAACAAGTAGAGCCAGCGACGATATATAATTGTTGCATCGTAACTGTATGTGTGGATGCAGCTTTAAAACAAGCTCATATTCATCAGTCTGAGGTACAAGTAATTTTAGGTTAGTATCTTACCATCAAATGGTTCTGAAAATCACACTTTTAATGCTGATGTAAGTTCTTTATTTAGTTAATACAGGATTTCATCAttaacatgtacacacacacagcaccaaTGGTGGAGTCTGACACAATAttggcaatttaaaaaaaacttttaattgtAATCCGTGTCTATGTTAAGCAATACTCCCAAATTTCTTTAGTTTCAGGTCAGAAGAACACACTAAAGCTCTGAACATTATGAATGATttataacaaatacattttttaaagccacaCTTAAACCAGACAATATGTTCTTTAAAACccatttaaattatgttttaatgccATTTTTTACAGATCCCAAGGGAATGGTGAACTACATAAACTGTTTCTGAgttgtgtttcttgttttatgCAGGGATTGATAGTCCAAAGGATCTATGTATTCTGTATTCTAACAGAGCAGTTTGCTACCTTAAAGATGGCAACAGTCAAGAGTGCATACAGGACTGCACAAGGTGAGACTTTAATTACTGATCTTATAATACGATGTGTTTTAGTGGAGAAAAAAGTAATGCTCTTGGGTGTCAACCCAAATTTCAAAAGTCACACTGGGTCTTACCTTGAAAATCTAACACAGTTTACCAATTTTTCGCAGACAGCCTTGTCATTTAACATACCTCACTAGCAGATCTGTTATTTGTAGGGGTTTTGCACTGGGGTCTGTTGTAAAGTACTTTCATTAATCAGAAAACTCTTAACTAACGTGCAGTAACCTCTAAtgtaaatgctttaaaatgttttacggAAATTGGGTTGCGacagtttatttacatgtacacacaacatTACAAGTGTGCGCCAATAAATGTGCTATACTACACAGCACAAGAGCATATTAACTGAAACCTGTCACGCATATAGATTCCCAATGCAGTTGGACAGTACTTTCAGACAGTAGCATCTATAGCAGAGGCAGCAGACTTGATCCTTTGCTTCTGTCTCATCATATCTATTTATACCAACAAGAGCCCTGGAGCTGCAGTCATTCTCCCTCAAGCCCCTCCTGCGCCGAGCCATGGCTTATGAGTCTATGGAGCGCTACCGTCAGGCCTACGTGGATTACAAGACTGTCCTACAGATAGACACCAGCGTGCAGGCAGCACATGACAGCGTCAACAGGTATTAGCCTTCACCTTTCACTTCCGCTGAGAGGCTGCAGACAGCAGGGAGATGTACTGAAACACAGGCTGACCGATTGAGTTTTAACATCAATATTCACATGGAATTGTCTCATTGGCATCACAAAGCCAGCATTTGTATACTGATATAAAGATCTATGAGGAAATAGTCCCTGCTTAAGTTCTGGCTGACACTTGATATTATTACCTTTTCTTAGATaaggaaataataaaagaaatgagatAGGGAATACTATATCTGCCTTCTATCAtattatttcaacatgtttaatctttttttttataagaagcCAGACATTGCATTGTGACAAAATCAGAAGACTCAATTAAAACAGATTTAGCTGGTGTTCAAAAGCAGCTACAGGGTGATTAGGGCTCTCACAGTGCATGTGCGCTCTCTGTTACGAAATAGGGAAACTCACCTGACTGCTTTAAGTTCCAGAGTATGAGAGAGTCATAGCTTTATCATACAAAAGGTTTAAATAGCACATACCTTTACTACATTCTTGCTGTGAGCCTTTTTAATATCACGtcaatgtgtaactgtgtataGTATATTCCACTTGTATGTGGGTTATTACGGGTTaggttaggtgtgtgtgtgtgtgtgtgtgtgtgtgcttgcgtgcgtgcgtgcgcgcgcgtgtAATGACTGATCTGCGTCTTCAACCAGGATCACTCGGCTGCTGATTGAGCAGGACGGCCCAGAGTGGAGAAATAAACTTCCAGACATTCCCCTGGTGCCTCTGTCAGCTCAGCAGCACCGCAGAGAGGAGCCTCCCAGCGCAGAGGTCCTTAAGGCTCGAGCAGAGAAGGCAGCCATAGATGCAGGTTTGTTTTGGAAACGTCATAACCACGCCTGTTGAGGCACAGGATTACACCTGCTGGTGTGAATGAAACACATGCTGGCAGGGTTTTGAGGAGCCTGTGTACATCCTTAACCATGATCTTAATTAAGATCTGGATTAAGTATATAGTGTGATGTAAGGACAAGAGAGCCTTGTTCTTTCTGAAGCCCATACCCCTGAGCTGGGAAATGCCAGTGAAAGCCTACATATTACATGTTtcatacaaaacaaatcttATAAAATAGGATGCCTTGTTATAGATTTGACTGCTACACAACAGTATATAAACTACTTAAAAAGGGTAATACGTAAAACAAACATTcatgaatgtgtatttattattgtaattattattgaAGAATTACCAAGTAATGACAGTTaacattgagtacttttaccaGATTTGATTTGGTTTTCGCTTAAAACAATTGTATGCTTTTAAatttttgaatgcaggacttgtgGTATTTTTACACAACTAAAGGATCT
The genomic region above belongs to Etheostoma cragini isolate CJK2018 chromosome 6, CSU_Ecrag_1.0, whole genome shotgun sequence and contains:
- the LOC117946103 gene encoding sperm-associated antigen 1-like, translated to MSAEDTAFFLQNQSTTSGNSWKVPVEHLDYGYIEKCKDVKYLERILRVLRSGDEGIYPHLINFCESHLEKLDPTSRVLRKETPVATAANLPHDEWSQIVDGLKRWQEESKKTETSLKQQSMFDDLVKENMPPTRGSNCSIPLSLTSVSKRNPSKHALPRDYREWDKFDVEKECEAIDGNSVKKDPAAILNTGHPKIKNQVDSSWLTQQEKLLLSNREKDKGNEALIAKDYEEAVAYYSRSLSIIPTLAAYNSRAQAEINLKHWHNAMRDCLRVLELEPGNIKALLHRARVYNHMGNFQMAAEDLRMVLREDPQNAAATQLLSETEKKMKECQPEPHSKGKKILIQEVQEGDDNNIEPNAEQTACPVEPSQPVGGEESSACPAEKGDMGNAQKKPHSRGDGGPNSEFNNSNQGHWRSKGGSSDKYKVMQESKEKVANGTGKRGSTASVPADQSSNSKGTPVRGNAGETVNLDAPCGALPPPLAWLKNEGNLLFKNGQFSDALEKYSQAIQGFTDSGIDSPKDLCILYSNRAVCYLKDGNSQECIQDCTRALELQSFSLKPLLRRAMAYESMERYRQAYVDYKTVLQIDTSVQAAHDSVNRITRLLIEQDGPEWRNKLPDIPLVPLSAQQHRREEPPSAEVLKARAEKAAIDAERKAEVRFTALKQEGNDFVKKGQYSDALGKYTECLKLKPEECTIYTNRALCYLKLDKFTEAKQDCDAALKVEPTNKKAFYRRALANKGLKDYLACSSDLQEVLRQDPNVQEAEKELEEVTVLLRQSLANANDSAAKPRTVVPITEVEGDEETAGVFSSESSHRGEDVIVNLQPTNACQFGQALNAARCSRNTAACSDLLASTAPEMLPNFLSTQLDADNISFIIQALDHHLLEKDPNLVYQHLNNLHTTDRFSVVLMLLEKNERHHLTQLFEHLSAVQSTEFTKNDIQNLANKYI